The region GATACCGATAAAGGGAATAAGGTGAATATTTTGTTTATCATCCTCTAGTATGTTTCTAGTGCTTTATTCATGCTAAAGGAAATAATGTTGTATCTATAGTTAGGTCACTTAGTCATTAAGGTAGTATTGTCCTTGTCCGCCTTAAACATGAGTATTAGGTTATAGTTGGAATATGAGGCCATGAATGACAATAATTTGTAGTCGGCTGAGTTGTCCTCTACCTTGTCAATGTTTAGGAAGGAATATGAATATTTAGGGAAGGCTCGGTTGAGGTCGGTGTAGTCAATGAATATTCTCCATTCCATGAAGATTTATCGACTGATACAACATTAGATAACCATTCAGTGTATCTAACTTTGGAAATAAAGTAGGCGTTTAGTAGAATATGGTCCTTACTCATGGTTGATTCATCCTTTTTAGAGGATTATTATCTTCTTTGTTGAGCCACATAATGGACGAAGGGATCAATATTCAATTGATGATAAGCCACATTAGGGTATATTTCGGGCATCTCATCAAGAGAAACTTCAAAGGGGTCGATTTTAGCTTTAAGGAAATTAATGAGCCATTTCTTCACCACAGATGGAAAATTAGCTCCTAGGTGAACCAATCTCATTGGATTATCATCAAGATGTATAATCTCAAAATTTTCATCGGGAACCGACCTTTAAGGCTTTTGCTTTGACCCTTAGGGGAGAGCCGATTTCTTCATCTTGAAGGGTTTCATCTTCTCGTAGGTCGAGATCGACCGTTATGACGGTAGTCTCTCAAGTCTTCTTCCTTTTCTTCTCATGGGTGATACTTGCCGCTAAAGGGTTCTTTAATATTGTTTAATGTAGCATGCGAGCTCCACATATATCAACTGAAATGACATTTAGTTTTCTAAAATCATTGTGATATATCATCTTCAAATGGAATATAGAAGCCACTACATCAAGCGTCACGAGGAATGGTCTCCATAGGACGACATTGTATACACGTTTGTAGAGAATTACCAAGAAACATGTGTTCAGGGTCCACTCGTTTCTTCCTTCTCCAATAGAAACTTGTAATTCTATAACCCCACGAGTGAGTAGGAAAGTCATTAATGCTAAGAGATTCTAGCCTTCATTCAACGTGAGATCACACTCACGTAATCCTAACCTCCTGAAGATACTAAGGCACATAACATTGCAAAACTCCCATCATCGATAAGGATCTCTGACAACGAGTGATTTTCTATGGTAGCAGATATTACTAGTGGTAGCCTTGCATTAGGAGCTCCATCGACTTTATCGAAATCTCGAAACCCTAGTGGATGCTTTTCATTCCTTTCTTCCTTACTAGATGATCCACCATCAATCAGAGACACGACAAGGTAAGGAAATAATGTTAGAGTTAATATATCTATAGTGACTTCAGCATCGGGATGAAACACCATCAATCAGAGACACGACAAGGTAAGGAAATAATGTTAGAGTTAATATATCTATAGTGACTTCAGCATCGGGATGAAACACCCTCGCCTTCTTTTGAGCGAGATTGCGATTGCGATTCGTGACTTTGGGATCATAAGAATATGATCATGGAAATTCGAGAGAATCATATGTAAATCCCCACAGTCGACGCCAATGTTCCGAATTGGAACCTGAAATATGCAGAGATAAAAAGAAATGGAGTTCTGGGGCGTTTGAGTGAGCTTCAGGTACGACAAAGCAAGGATGAACTTGCAAGGTTAACATTCCAACACCCAATTTAATAAATGAGTGAAAAAATAGTTTGAGAATGTCAATCAACAAATAAAGACACATGTTGGACTTTATATAGACTGGACGGTCAAAACCATCTCTATGTGATCAAACGTCTTGTCCGGAAGATTGTCAGATTATATCTAATGGTGGGTGATCGTCTCAGGGTGAAAATCAAGTGTGGGTCTTATGATTGTATGTACCTTGAATTGGACATCATCATGAATAGACTTTTTCTATCTTTGAGCACGCGGCCGGCCTTGAAAGAATGTTTGTTCCAGCATCTTTTTCATATTCTATAAGCCATATAAAATGTCAACTTATATCCCTTAAAAAAAGTTAAACTTAATATATACAGCTGTTATAATTGTGATGTTCGATTAATAGATAAGTTTTAATTTCGTCAAACATTGCCATAATATGAAACTTGCTCGTGGGTGGAGCACATGACTATTAACTTTAGTCAAATCATCACAATTAATCTTCTATTTAAGGGAATGTATTTCCATCTTATGAGTAGAAACATTAATAGAGAGCATAGATATGGCTTTAAGTGGGAAAGTGGAGACTGAAATAGAGACTCAAGCACCTGCTGATAAGTTCTATAATATCTTTAGAGAGAAACTCCATCATATTCCTAATATCTCTACAGAAACAGTGCAGGAAGGTAGAGTGCAGGAAGGTGATTGGCAAAATGTTGGTTCCATAAAACACTGGGAATATACATTAGGTAAATAACGTTGTTATGTTTCATCATCTTATTTTGCTTATTTATATATGTATCAACTCTAATTTTGAATACTTGTGAATCCATGCAGAAGGAAAAAAACAAAGTGCTAAAGAAAAAATTGAGACTATAGATGATGAGAATAAGATAATCACATATAGTGTCTTTGGTGGGGAAGTGGGTGAGAGTTACAAGAGTTTAAAGGTAACAATACAAGTGATTGATAAGGAACATGGTGGGCTTGTTAAATGGACTTTTGAGTATGAGAAACTACAGGAGAATATTACAGCTGCATCTCCTGATTCATTCTTGGACTTTGCTGCAAAGGTGACAAAAGATATTGATGCTCATCTTGTCAAAGAGTAGCAACAAAGATGAAGTGTGTGGCTTGAGTGTGCTATTGCTTATCAAATAAACTTTGTTGTGATGTGTGCATATATTTATGGCTAATAACTTTAAACTCAAGTTATTCTAAATGATTCATCTTTATGTGGAGGTCATTAAGTATTCGAGCTCAATCAATTGGTTTGTTGTGATATATATGTGTTAATGATGTAATTTGGAGTTTAAAAAACTCATCTCATCTATGAAAGAGTGAAAGTTAAGGCGAGTGAGGCTTAGGCCTCAATATTTAGGACCTTTAAAATAGGTCTCAAATGCTAAACAATTAGATCTCtaaaattatataattaaaaaatgTTTATTAAAATTTAGTATCCCAGCGGTGGATAAAATACTCTAGCATCTCATCGTACCTTAGTTCGATCTTGATGAGACTAAACTTTGCATATTTTGCTATTTTTAAAGTAATTTCTCTCAAGTATTTAACAATTTGTTATTTTTAAATACATAGTCTTGTGAAAACAATCAAACCCTATAGTTTTTctaaaaatttatttaaaataaatgataaaaatattaaaataaatgataaaaattatatataaactaagatgaatgataaaaattaaaatacaaattaaaaattatatacataaaaaattaaaataaatgataaaaatTAAGACTTTTTACACGCATTAGGCCTCAAAATTCGTTGGATCGGGCCTGCCTCTATGTATGGAGAGATATAGTGAAAGTTAGTTAGCAAACTAACTAACTTCCATAACCAATCATAACCAACTTCTAATAATAGAAAATAGATGAATAAAGTTGCTACTTCTACAACAACATGTACAATTAAAATCCTCATTCAAGTTGGACTATGGATATCACATAGACCCAACTTAGACATTTTTTCAAATAAAGAAGCTTAGCGAAGAGGTTTGGTGAAAGCATATACAAATTGGTTGGAACTGCTGACAGGAAAAAGAAGGATTAGTTTGTTTTGTATTTTTTCTCGAATGACATGACAATCTATTTTTATGTGTTTGCTTCTTTCATGGAATGTAAGATTATGTGCAAGATAGAAAGTTGATTTGCTATTACAATAAATGGAAGAAGTTGAGGAAATGTGATGCAAATATCAGTGAGAAGGTTATGAAGCCATTGAAGTTCACATGTCAGGAAGGCTAGAGCTTGATATTAAGCCTCAATAAAGGACCTTGACACTATATTTTTCTCATTAGATTTCTAAGAGATGAGTGAAGTACTTAAGAAGTCACGATAATTTGTAACATATTTTTTTGACATCATGACATCTAGTCAAATCCGAATCAACAAAGCCACGTAGCTTAATGAAAGCAATGCTAAAGTAGAAAATGCCTTTGCTTGGTAAAGATTTGAGATACTTGATAAGGGTGGTGTATGCATTGAAATGAGGGGCTTATGATTTGAAAATGAAGTGACTTAAGTGTTAAACATAAAATGAAATGTCAAGTCTAGTGCGAGTGATATATAAGAGTCTTCCAATTAGTCTTTTATAAGAGGTAAGGTATTCTAGTAGAGTTCCATCATTTAGAAAACGTTTGGTTGTAGCATTGAGGGGAATGAAAGATGGTTTGGCACCCCAAGTAATCTGTGTTTTCAAGGAGTTCAAGAGTGTACTTCCTTTGATTAACCATAATTTTTTCTTTTGGTCTAGCAATTTCAAAACAAAGGAAAAACTTGAGCCTGACAATATCTTTGATGCAAAATTATTGGTCAAGGAAAAGTTTGACATTTTCAATCTTTGTCATACAATTACCAGTAAACActatgtcatcaacataaaccaaCAAAGCTTTGAAATTATTAGCATCAGAGTTCACATAAAAGGAATGGTTTACTTGAGATTAAGTGTACCCCAAGTTAAATAAGGCTAGGGATAATTTTGAGTATCATTGTCTGTTGTCTTATTTTAGATCATAAATTGATTTGTGTAGTTTGCAGACTTTAGAAGCAGGATAACTATGTGGTAATGTCATGTAAACCTCTTCTTTTAAATTATCATTTAAAAAGACATTATTGACATTCAATTGTTCAAAATGTCAATGATTAATAGCAACGAAGGCAAGGAGGACTCTGATTGTGGTAAGTTTGACAACTGAAGAGAAAgtattaaaataatatatttcCATCATTTGAGTATATCCTTTGGCTATCGACCTTAATTTGTGTCTCTCAATAGTGTCACAAACTTTATACTTAATCTTATAGAATCACTTGCAGCCAGCGAGACTTTTAATTGATAGAACAATGGATTAAATTTGATTCTTATCAAGAGTAAGTAACTCATTCTTCATAGTTTGGTTCGAACAATCAACATGGGAGGGAGATTTGTTTGTAGGTTTTTGGTTTAGTGTGTGTGGAGATGGAACAAATGTTTTCATATTAATTCTCATATTTAATGAGAAAAACATGAAAAAAGATAAAGgttattgatttttttttatggCCATAATATGGAGATTGATCTTGCATAATATGACTCTGCAAAACATATGTTGAGAACTTTTTTGTATTCATgtttaattttattatatatattttaaaactTTCATTATTGTAATTGGAGATAGAAATAGGAGTTTACTTTTGTGATGATTTATGTTATTTGGTCACACATGCTAGTttctttattaaaaaaataagTTACTAGATCTTGTATGGGATGAAATAGAGGTTTTTT is a window of Lathyrus oleraceus cultivar Zhongwan6 chromosome 6, CAAS_Psat_ZW6_1.0, whole genome shotgun sequence DNA encoding:
- the LOC127092733 gene encoding MLP-like protein 34: MALSGKVETEIETQAPADKFYNIFREKLHHIPNISTETVQEGRVQEGDWQNVGSIKHWEYTLEGKKQSAKEKIETIDDENKIITYSVFGGEVGESYKSLKVTIQVIDKEHGGLVKWTFEYEKLQENITAASPDSFLDFAAKVTKDIDAHLVKE